Proteins encoded together in one Chitinophaga sp. LS1 window:
- a CDS encoding SusD/RagB family nutrient-binding outer membrane lipoprotein: MRRYQYILIIALSCLMMAACNKKIEELQANPNEPGSVTAELLLGAVLTDMSGTQDDGALEDYGSWGAVHRWNQYYCRNYEYYGDNQYGWSSGSFDSYIVLKNVVQMEKEAATRGADSINPYESIGKFVRAYYYYNMTSMMGDIPLDGAVQGTDNLTPAYASQKDVFTFVLNTLDTVNNHLTTLINAGDNTIDGSTQDIYYAGDLTKWRKLANTFKLRVLISLSNKTSDDELNVISQFATIINNPSTYPIFTSVDDDFKFTYVETYNVYPQSPNNFGSDAQRYNMANTYVHNLTDLNDARVFITCEPAWNIIATKGYSAVDYRSFVGASTGESIANMYSDAIAGNLSLINRKHYYDTYTGEPDVLVGYKEMCFNIAEAINRGWISGDAETWYNTGITESMKFYGITASQTSYTAYFLKFGSSLGDYTSYAFTFDLSTYLAQSSVKYAGADAGLEQILTQKYIAMFQNSGWEAYFNYRRTGVPVFDEGTGIGNNGVIPKRWGYPSSEQNLNAANWKAALSNQGFSSDDINGSMWLLK, from the coding sequence ATGAGAAGATATCAATATATATTAATCATCGCATTGAGTTGTCTGATGATGGCAGCTTGTAATAAAAAGATTGAAGAACTACAGGCCAATCCGAACGAGCCGGGTAGTGTGACGGCAGAGTTACTGCTGGGCGCTGTATTGACTGATATGTCGGGTACGCAGGATGATGGTGCACTGGAAGACTATGGATCATGGGGCGCCGTACATCGCTGGAACCAGTACTATTGCCGTAACTATGAATATTATGGTGATAACCAGTATGGCTGGTCAAGTGGTAGCTTTGACAGCTACATCGTATTGAAAAACGTAGTACAGATGGAGAAAGAAGCTGCTACCCGTGGTGCAGATTCAATCAATCCTTATGAGTCGATTGGTAAATTTGTACGTGCATACTACTATTACAATATGACCTCCATGATGGGTGATATTCCTTTGGATGGTGCAGTGCAGGGTACGGATAATCTTACCCCGGCTTATGCTTCACAGAAAGATGTATTTACCTTTGTGCTGAATACATTGGATACTGTAAATAACCACCTGACTACACTGATTAATGCTGGTGATAATACTATCGACGGTTCTACACAGGATATCTATTATGCAGGTGATCTGACCAAATGGCGCAAGCTGGCAAATACCTTCAAGCTCCGTGTGCTGATCAGTCTGAGTAATAAGACGTCTGACGATGAACTGAATGTGATATCTCAGTTTGCCACTATTATCAATAATCCTTCAACTTATCCGATCTTCACCAGTGTAGATGATGATTTCAAATTCACTTATGTAGAAACCTATAATGTTTATCCACAGAGTCCAAACAACTTTGGATCTGATGCACAGCGTTACAACATGGCGAATACATATGTGCATAACCTCACTGATCTGAACGATGCACGTGTGTTCATCACCTGTGAGCCGGCATGGAATATCATTGCTACAAAAGGTTACAGCGCAGTAGACTATCGTTCATTTGTAGGTGCGAGCACAGGTGAATCCATTGCGAACATGTATTCTGATGCCATCGCTGGTAACCTTTCCCTGATCAATCGTAAGCATTATTATGATACTTACACTGGTGAGCCGGATGTATTGGTAGGTTACAAAGAAATGTGTTTCAACATCGCAGAGGCGATCAACAGAGGCTGGATCAGTGGTGATGCGGAGACCTGGTATAATACAGGTATTACAGAGTCTATGAAGTTCTATGGTATTACCGCTTCACAGACCAGCTATACAGCTTATTTCCTGAAGTTTGGTAGTTCACTGGGTGATTATACCTCTTATGCTTTTACCTTCGATTTAAGCACTTATTTAGCTCAGTCTTCCGTGAAGTATGCAGGTGCTGATGCAGGGTTGGAACAAATCCTGACACAGAAGTACATTGCCATGTTCCAGAATTCCGGCTGGGAGGCTTATTTTAACTATCGCAGAACAGGAGTACCTGTTTTTGATGAGGGAACCGGTATCGGGAATAATGGGGTGATTCCAAAGAGATGGGGGTATCCAAGTTCGGAACAGAACCTGAATGCAGCGAACTGGAAAGCAGCGTTGAGCAATCAGGGATTTAGCAGTGATGATATCAATGGATCAATGTGGTTACTCAAGTAA
- a CDS encoding SusD/RagB family nutrient-binding outer membrane lipoprotein, which translates to MNALYKKIIAFSFSAIMLLPACTKNFESINTDKNKSSENTGVPEYNFTRALLEYTGNSDYSYDTWRVNIIYCAMMMQQLSNVSWYAGDKYMQNDAWSNALFDKAYTDQVKYITDVIRLTKDDTYYSNQYNMARIARVMIFQRLTDVYGDIPYSEAGEGYSDQNYAPKYDAQQDIYTNMVTELDEAAKALDATKAIPGQGDLIYNKGGSSTATVVVKNWQKLAYSLMLRIGMRLTKADVATAQQVVEKAYAGGVIADNSENAYILHDAAGGRTTVNRNSNILSGEWNAIGNAGEASLGTTFIDFLRNNNDPRLAYIGTVPATGSTAAADQLGMPNGFDTNGASSATDITKAPNYPGDLKKYSVLNKNVFLKLDGPTFLITYAQVELLLAEAAKRGWNVGANAATHYANGVSAAMGQLAQYDASAAINSTTIKTYLTAHPYNDADGYNQINTQYWAASMLDWYEVWANWRRSGYPELTPVNYVGNATGGQIPRRMLYPASEAASNATNYQEAIARQGSNSLMTKVWWDK; encoded by the coding sequence ATGAACGCTCTATATAAAAAGATAATTGCTTTTTCTTTTTCTGCTATCATGCTGTTGCCAGCTTGTACCAAGAACTTTGAAAGCATTAATACAGATAAGAATAAATCCAGTGAGAACACCGGTGTACCTGAGTACAACTTTACCCGTGCACTGCTGGAATATACTGGTAACAGTGATTACAGTTATGATACCTGGCGTGTGAACATCATCTATTGTGCGATGATGATGCAACAGTTGTCAAACGTATCCTGGTATGCAGGTGATAAGTATATGCAGAATGATGCATGGTCCAATGCCTTGTTTGATAAGGCATACACCGACCAGGTGAAATACATCACGGATGTAATACGCCTCACGAAGGATGATACATACTATAGCAACCAGTATAACATGGCGCGTATTGCCAGGGTAATGATCTTCCAGCGCCTGACAGATGTGTATGGAGATATTCCTTATTCTGAAGCAGGTGAAGGTTATAGTGACCAGAACTATGCACCTAAGTACGATGCGCAGCAGGACATCTATACGAATATGGTGACAGAACTGGACGAAGCGGCCAAAGCCTTGGATGCCACGAAAGCCATACCTGGACAGGGCGACCTCATTTACAATAAAGGAGGTAGTTCCACTGCAACAGTAGTGGTAAAGAACTGGCAAAAACTGGCTTATTCACTCATGCTGAGAATAGGGATGCGCCTTACAAAGGCAGATGTAGCCACTGCACAACAGGTAGTAGAGAAAGCTTATGCCGGTGGTGTGATTGCTGACAATAGCGAGAATGCCTATATCCTGCACGATGCAGCAGGTGGCAGAACCACTGTGAACAGAAACAGTAACATCCTCTCTGGTGAGTGGAATGCAATCGGCAATGCAGGTGAAGCAAGTTTAGGCACAACTTTCATTGATTTTCTACGCAATAACAATGATCCACGTCTTGCATACATCGGTACAGTGCCTGCTACAGGTAGTACGGCAGCGGCAGATCAGCTGGGTATGCCGAATGGGTTTGATACAAACGGAGCATCAAGTGCTACAGATATTACGAAAGCGCCGAATTATCCCGGTGATCTGAAAAAGTATTCAGTACTGAATAAGAACGTATTTCTGAAACTGGATGGACCTACTTTTTTAATTACTTATGCACAGGTAGAACTGCTGTTGGCAGAAGCTGCTAAAAGAGGCTGGAATGTGGGAGCAAATGCCGCGACACATTATGCCAATGGGGTGAGCGCTGCAATGGGTCAGCTGGCGCAGTACGATGCGTCAGCGGCCATCAACAGTACGACTATTAAAACTTACCTGACAGCACATCCTTATAATGATGCTGATGGTTACAACCAAATTAATACGCAGTATTGGGCCGCAAGTATGCTGGATTGGTATGAAGTGTGGGCTAACTGGAGGAGGAGTGGATATCCGGAATTAACGCCGGTGAATTATGTAGGGAATGCAACTGGTGGACAGATTCCAAGGAGGATGTTGTATCCTGCATCAGAGGCGGCGAGCAATGCAACGAATTACCAGGAGGCGATTGCAAGGCAGGGTAGTAATTCGTTGATGACGAAAGTGTGGTGGGATAAGTGA
- a CDS encoding SusC/RagA family TonB-linked outer membrane protein: protein MKRTLRLTKACSATGIVLGLMLATGIQTAVAAPSLSTYAARQQRDITGIVRDVQGNPLPGVTVTLKNSNRGTKTDVSGTYRIAAGTGDVLVFSYVGFTSKEITVGAETTVSIVLEETVKGLNELVVTALGIRREARSQGYAVSKVQGADMTKAREISVANALEGRVAGVNSTPPSTGPGGSSRVTIRGNSSLSGNNQPLYVIDGIPMNNANLGSATMWGGADLGDGISSINPDDIEDMTILKGAAASALYGQRGVNGVILITTKSGKAGQLAVELNSNITVDKVNDFLDFQDVYGQGIQGAHPTDKQSALNSGLSSWGTKLDGSAVTLFDGQTHPYSKQGNHLKDFYKTGNTLSNTISVAGGNDKTTYRVALGDLRSNGIYPNTQYIRDNVNLDLNYKMSDKWSGQTNITYAKELTNNRSNLSDAPGNGNYAIAFLPANVKASYLAPGYDAQGNETVFSSDLFSTNPYFAAYRFINNTKKDRVIGMTSLRYAPTSWLYIQGRVANDFFSFNATSITPTGTAYRPKGSLDLERNRQFNEMNADVLIGVNKNITRNLSMNLNAGANLLQKNDKVNDVTASNFAFPFVYNPSTAGTKNSTIVEYKKEVHSVYGALELAYSNFLYLNLTDRNDWSSTLPAANNSYNYPSATISYVFSENVKASWLNFGKLRAGFAQVGGDADEYKTALYYSTLGSTINGAPIGDIDNKIPNKALKPLKVKELEVGAEFKLFNNRVFGDFSYYNKKATNDIVTATVSLGSGYSSALVNVGELQNQGIELMIGGTPIKSGALTWTTTFNFAHNQNKVIQLAPGQNEMVVENGESRTEAAFIEHVVGKPYAQIMVYDYKKDAKGNLVVNASGLPQRTDALVSAGTGVAPFSGGWSNDLAYKQFHLSFLIDFKSGGHIYSGTNANAYGYGLQKETLPGRETGVTVTGVDDSGAPVTTNISAQTYYSQLATISALHVYKTDFIKFRSVSLTYDFSTSAMHNKLHGVSVSLVGRNLFYFKKSTPNIDPESNYSNSNAQGLEYAGLPTSKSFGVNLNVKF, encoded by the coding sequence ATGAAACGTACACTACGCTTGACAAAAGCATGCAGTGCCACAGGCATTGTGCTGGGCCTCATGCTCGCAACCGGCATACAGACCGCCGTTGCAGCTCCTTCTCTTTCAACTTATGCTGCAAGGCAACAAAGAGACATTACGGGTATTGTGCGTGACGTTCAGGGCAACCCTTTGCCTGGTGTGACCGTAACGCTCAAAAATAGTAACAGGGGTACTAAAACAGATGTCAGCGGCACTTACCGCATTGCCGCAGGGACAGGCGATGTACTGGTATTTTCTTACGTTGGCTTTACCTCTAAGGAAATCACTGTAGGTGCTGAAACTACCGTCAGCATTGTTCTGGAAGAAACTGTAAAAGGTCTTAATGAACTGGTAGTAACTGCACTTGGTATACGAAGAGAAGCCCGTAGTCAGGGTTATGCCGTATCCAAAGTACAAGGTGCAGATATGACCAAAGCCCGCGAAATCAGCGTGGCCAATGCACTGGAAGGACGCGTAGCCGGTGTGAACAGCACCCCTCCTTCCACAGGTCCAGGTGGCTCATCACGCGTGACCATCAGAGGTAACTCCTCTTTGAGTGGCAACAACCAGCCGCTCTATGTAATAGATGGTATCCCCATGAACAATGCGAACCTCGGTTCTGCTACCATGTGGGGTGGCGCTGACCTTGGCGATGGTATATCCAGCATCAACCCTGATGACATCGAAGATATGACCATCCTGAAAGGCGCTGCTGCCTCTGCCCTCTATGGCCAGCGTGGTGTAAACGGTGTGATCCTCATCACTACCAAATCAGGTAAAGCCGGTCAGCTGGCAGTAGAACTGAACAGCAATATCACGGTGGATAAAGTGAACGACTTCCTCGACTTTCAGGATGTATACGGACAGGGTATTCAGGGGGCACATCCTACTGATAAACAGTCTGCCCTGAACAGTGGTCTTTCCAGTTGGGGTACCAAACTGGATGGCTCTGCAGTGACTCTCTTCGATGGACAGACACACCCTTACTCCAAACAAGGTAACCACTTAAAAGATTTCTATAAAACAGGGAATACGCTCAGCAACACCATTTCTGTAGCTGGTGGTAATGATAAAACCACCTATCGCGTAGCTCTCGGAGACCTGCGTAGCAACGGTATCTATCCGAATACACAGTACATCCGCGACAACGTGAACCTGGACCTCAATTACAAAATGTCTGACAAATGGAGCGGACAAACCAACATCACATACGCCAAAGAATTGACCAACAATCGTTCTAACCTGAGTGATGCACCTGGCAATGGTAACTATGCCATCGCCTTCCTGCCAGCGAATGTGAAAGCGTCTTATCTGGCACCAGGCTATGATGCACAGGGCAACGAAACCGTGTTTAGCAGTGACCTGTTCAGCACCAATCCTTACTTTGCCGCCTACCGCTTTATTAACAATACGAAGAAGGACCGCGTGATTGGTATGACCAGTTTACGCTATGCGCCTACTTCCTGGTTGTACATACAGGGTCGTGTGGCAAATGACTTCTTCAGTTTCAATGCCACCTCTATTACGCCGACTGGTACCGCTTACCGCCCTAAGGGTAGCTTAGACCTGGAGCGTAACAGACAGTTCAACGAAATGAATGCAGACGTGCTGATTGGGGTGAATAAAAATATCACCCGCAACCTGAGCATGAACCTGAATGCCGGTGCAAACCTCCTGCAAAAAAATGATAAGGTCAACGATGTGACAGCGTCTAACTTCGCTTTCCCATTCGTGTACAATCCATCTACAGCAGGTACGAAGAACAGCACTATCGTTGAATACAAAAAAGAAGTACACTCTGTGTATGGTGCGCTGGAATTGGCTTACAGCAATTTCCTCTACCTGAACCTGACAGATCGTAATGACTGGAGCAGTACCCTGCCAGCGGCAAACAACTCCTACAATTATCCATCTGCTACTATCTCTTATGTTTTCTCTGAAAATGTAAAAGCAAGCTGGCTCAACTTCGGTAAACTCCGCGCAGGTTTTGCACAGGTAGGTGGTGATGCGGATGAATATAAAACGGCATTGTACTACAGCACGCTGGGTAGCACCATCAACGGCGCTCCGATCGGTGACATTGACAACAAAATTCCTAACAAGGCGCTGAAACCACTGAAAGTAAAAGAACTGGAAGTGGGTGCTGAATTCAAGTTGTTCAACAACCGTGTGTTTGGTGACTTCAGTTATTATAACAAGAAAGCAACGAACGATATCGTGACTGCGACCGTATCATTAGGGTCTGGGTATTCCAGCGCACTCGTGAATGTGGGTGAACTGCAGAACCAGGGTATTGAGTTAATGATTGGTGGTACGCCAATAAAATCCGGTGCATTGACATGGACCACAACATTCAACTTTGCCCATAACCAAAACAAGGTGATTCAGCTGGCACCCGGTCAGAATGAAATGGTGGTAGAAAACGGGGAATCCCGCACAGAAGCTGCCTTCATAGAACATGTGGTAGGTAAACCATATGCGCAGATCATGGTGTACGATTATAAGAAAGATGCGAAAGGCAACCTGGTGGTGAATGCTTCAGGTCTGCCACAACGAACAGATGCACTGGTGAGTGCAGGTACAGGTGTAGCGCCTTTCAGCGGTGGATGGAGCAATGATCTGGCTTATAAGCAATTCCATCTCTCCTTCCTCATCGACTTCAAATCAGGTGGTCATATTTACTCAGGTACAAATGCGAACGCTTACGGATATGGGCTGCAGAAAGAAACATTGCCAGGTCGTGAGACGGGAGTTACTGTAACAGGTGTAGATGATTCCGGTGCACCGGTAACCACCAACATCAGTGCACAGACTTATTATAGCCAGCTGGCAACGATCTCAGCCCTGCATGTATATAAGACAGACTTCATCAAGTTCCGTTCTGTAAGCCTTACATACGACTTCAGCACCAGCGCCATGCACAACAAACTGCATGGTGTGAGTGTATCGCTGGTAGGACGCAACCTGTTCTACTTCAAGAAGTCTACACCTAATATTGACCCTGAATCCAACTATAGCAATAGTAATGCGCAGGGTCTTGAATATGCCGGTCTGCCTACTAGCAAATCCTTTGGCGTTAACCTGAATGTTAAATTCTAA
- a CDS encoding RagB/SusD family nutrient uptake outer membrane protein, which produces MRNMILVCMVVLLHTACTRNFEEINTNPYDLYDDELKGDFKLLGDPLTQSMLNILSSSDVSVAQLQQNLMGDVFSGYMMTPNPFQDNRNNMTYDLLDSWNDDAWLTAYGSVMPNCKFVMDNARGKYIDFYAWAQLLKVIAMHRISDIYGPVIYTHYAMINDDHSIDYDSQQDAYTAFFHDLDSAITTLSNFADSTGTRRFADFDLSYKGDYKKWVKLANTLRLRLAIRISKVDPVKAQEEGEAALSHPYGLISTVADNFNIDISPATHPVNVICNSWNDIRMGAPMESILTGYHDPRLPYYFNSTEAKDSVYHGIRNGIAIPGKDVYIGFSKLALLPSHIQLLTAAEAYFLKAEAALYGWKGAGDVQDNYEQGVYMSFQQYGITAAYNEYIHNSTYVPKAYVDPQNALNNVDSPLSKITIQWAPNATTSCKLERIITQKWIAMFPDGQEAWSEFRRTGYPKLFPIVVNNSSGKIPTETFIRRIPFIQFEYTTNQAGVNRAVATLKGADNGGTRLWWDLP; this is translated from the coding sequence ATGCGTAACATGATTCTGGTGTGTATGGTGGTTCTGCTGCATACTGCCTGCACACGAAATTTTGAAGAGATCAATACGAATCCTTATGACCTGTATGACGATGAGCTGAAAGGAGATTTTAAACTACTGGGCGATCCGCTTACCCAATCCATGCTGAATATATTATCCAGCAGTGATGTAAGTGTGGCGCAATTACAGCAGAACCTGATGGGTGATGTATTCTCAGGATACATGATGACACCTAATCCCTTTCAGGACAACAGGAACAATATGACATATGACCTGCTGGATAGCTGGAATGACGATGCATGGCTCACTGCTTATGGCAGCGTAATGCCTAACTGCAAATTTGTGATGGACAATGCACGGGGGAAGTATATAGACTTTTATGCATGGGCACAGCTATTGAAAGTGATTGCCATGCACCGCATCAGTGATATCTATGGACCTGTGATCTATACACATTATGCTATGATCAATGACGATCATAGTATTGATTACGATTCTCAGCAGGATGCTTATACAGCCTTCTTTCACGATTTGGATTCTGCCATTACAACGCTCTCCAATTTTGCAGATAGTACAGGTACAAGGCGGTTTGCCGACTTCGATCTGTCATATAAAGGGGATTATAAGAAGTGGGTGAAACTCGCAAATACATTGCGCTTGCGGCTGGCGATCCGTATTTCCAAAGTAGATCCTGTCAAGGCACAGGAAGAAGGTGAAGCAGCCCTCTCTCACCCTTATGGATTGATCAGTACAGTGGCAGATAATTTCAATATTGATATCAGTCCGGCTACGCACCCGGTGAATGTGATTTGTAATTCCTGGAATGATATCAGGATGGGTGCGCCAATGGAATCTATATTGACAGGGTATCATGATCCCCGGTTGCCATATTATTTCAATTCTACAGAAGCAAAGGATTCTGTTTATCATGGCATCAGGAATGGGATTGCTATTCCCGGTAAAGACGTGTATATAGGCTTTTCAAAGCTGGCATTGCTGCCATCGCATATTCAGTTATTAACAGCAGCAGAAGCTTATTTTTTAAAAGCAGAAGCCGCCTTGTATGGATGGAAAGGTGCTGGCGATGTACAGGACAATTATGAACAGGGTGTGTATATGTCTTTCCAGCAATATGGAATTACAGCAGCTTATAATGAATATATCCACAATAGTACTTACGTACCTAAGGCTTATGTTGACCCTCAAAATGCATTGAATAATGTTGACTCCCCTTTAAGTAAAATTACTATTCAGTGGGCCCCCAATGCAACGACGTCCTGTAAACTGGAAAGGATCATTACACAGAAATGGATTGCCATGTTTCCTGATGGACAGGAGGCGTGGTCCGAGTTTCGGCGTACGGGGTATCCGAAGTTATTTCCCATTGTGGTAAATAATAGTAGTGGAAAGATACCGACGGAAACGTTTATAAGAAGGATACCTTTTATACAATTTGAATATACCACGAATCAGGCGGGGGTGAACAGAGCGGTAGCAACATTGAAGGGAGCAGATAATGGAGGAACAAGATTATGGTGGGATCTGCCATAA